In [Leptolyngbya] sp. PCC 7376, a genomic segment contains:
- a CDS encoding cation-translocating P-type ATPase, translating to MRDSSRSFSPPDQHLSWYQISIQKVLGQLQVDPQQGLATGTLEQRQKIYGSNEIEEGHGRSPWEILLDQFKDIMLIMLIVVAIISGVLDFIELRNGGLDGSFPFKDTIAILTIVIINGVLGFVQESRAEKALAALKKMSSPSVRVLRNGQVQEIDGKSVVPGDIVFIEAGSQLCADGVLLEAANLQIRESALTGEATPVVKAVNVEGLQGETSLGDRLNMVFTGTEVLKGRGKFVVTATAMTTELGKIATMLQNVESEATPLQKRMAQLGNVLVAGSIAIVVLVVIIGCLQVGNLSRLKELVEVSLSMAVAVVPEGLPAVITVTLAIGTQRMVKRNALIRKLPAVETLGSVDTICSDKTGTLTQNKMVVQEVETLDHAFRVTGEGYAPTGEFIRRGEAITPEKYAALQQLLLGCLLCNDANLGKDSNEWRVIGDPTEGALLALAGKGNQHYAEIPKQWRRLGEFPFSSERKRMSVIGSSADNSKSYELFCKGSPEIILERCLQYQTDSGIQQLEAGDRREILQRNEHLAQRGLRVLGFGYRNLSEMPTAQDSNTAEKDMIWLGLVGMLDAPRPEVRDAVVKCKAAGIRPIMITGDHPFTAKAIAQNLGIANTETKTLTGIELEKLSQPKLEAAVKDVNVYARVSPEHKLRIVQALQTNGRFVAMTGDGVNDAPALKKADIGIAMGITGTDVSKEASDMVLLDDNFTTIVAATEEGRVVFTNIRNFIKYILGSNIGEVLTIAAAPLLGLPTVPLSPLQILWMNLVTDGVPALALALEPAEPDVMQRRPFSPQESIFARGLGFYMVRVGIIFAIITISLMMISFNHPELGIDPDSWKTMVFTTLCLSQMGHAIAVRSQTRLTLELNLFRNPYLIWAVTGTTLLQLSLIYVAPIRNFFETQYLTLTQLAICLGFSTLMFVWVELEKLFFRWFLSKRQAK from the coding sequence GTGCGTGATTCTTCCCGTTCTTTTTCTCCGCCAGATCAGCATTTATCTTGGTATCAGATCAGTATTCAGAAAGTTTTAGGGCAGTTACAGGTTGACCCACAGCAAGGACTAGCAACAGGCACTCTCGAACAACGGCAAAAAATTTACGGCAGCAACGAAATTGAAGAAGGTCATGGGCGATCGCCATGGGAGATTTTGCTCGATCAGTTTAAAGACATCATGCTGATTATGCTGATTGTCGTGGCGATTATTTCTGGAGTTTTAGATTTTATTGAATTACGCAATGGTGGGCTTGATGGCTCATTTCCGTTTAAAGATACGATCGCCATTTTGACCATTGTGATCATCAATGGTGTGCTGGGATTTGTTCAGGAAAGTCGCGCCGAAAAAGCCCTCGCCGCTCTCAAAAAAATGTCTTCGCCTTCAGTGCGCGTTTTACGGAATGGTCAGGTACAGGAAATCGACGGCAAATCAGTTGTACCCGGCGATATCGTTTTTATTGAAGCAGGTAGTCAACTCTGTGCGGATGGTGTGTTGCTAGAAGCGGCAAATCTCCAAATTCGCGAATCGGCTTTAACTGGTGAGGCGACTCCTGTCGTTAAAGCGGTAAATGTCGAGGGATTGCAGGGAGAAACGAGTCTGGGCGATCGCCTCAATATGGTGTTTACGGGAACTGAGGTTTTAAAAGGTCGCGGCAAATTTGTAGTGACGGCAACGGCGATGACGACAGAGCTTGGCAAAATTGCCACTATGCTCCAAAACGTCGAATCGGAAGCAACGCCTTTGCAAAAAAGGATGGCGCAACTCGGCAATGTTTTAGTGGCAGGTTCCATTGCCATTGTGGTGTTGGTCGTTATTATTGGTTGCTTGCAAGTTGGAAATCTCAGTCGCCTAAAAGAATTAGTAGAAGTTTCGTTGAGTATGGCGGTGGCCGTTGTGCCAGAAGGATTGCCCGCTGTAATTACGGTAACCTTGGCGATTGGGACGCAGCGAATGGTGAAACGCAATGCTCTGATCCGCAAATTACCGGCCGTTGAAACCCTCGGTTCTGTCGATACGATTTGCTCAGATAAAACAGGCACGCTTACCCAAAATAAAATGGTGGTGCAGGAAGTGGAAACCCTCGACCATGCCTTTCGGGTGACGGGGGAAGGTTATGCGCCAACGGGTGAATTTATCCGACGCGGTGAGGCGATCACCCCCGAAAAGTATGCGGCTCTCCAACAGCTTTTATTAGGATGTCTCCTGTGCAACGACGCCAATCTCGGCAAAGATTCAAATGAATGGCGAGTGATTGGCGATCCAACTGAAGGCGCTTTACTGGCTTTGGCAGGGAAAGGCAATCAGCATTACGCGGAGATTCCTAAACAATGGCGGAGATTAGGAGAATTTCCTTTTTCGTCCGAACGTAAACGGATGAGTGTCATTGGCTCAAGCGCCGATAATTCCAAGTCCTACGAATTATTCTGCAAAGGTTCTCCTGAAATTATTCTGGAACGATGTCTGCAATACCAAACTGATAGTGGCATTCAACAACTAGAGGCAGGCGATCGCCGAGAAATTCTCCAGCGCAACGAACATTTAGCCCAACGAGGACTAAGGGTTCTCGGATTTGGCTATCGAAATTTATCTGAGATGCCCACAGCCCAAGACTCAAACACTGCCGAAAAAGACATGATTTGGTTGGGTTTAGTGGGAATGCTTGATGCTCCCCGCCCCGAAGTTCGCGATGCGGTGGTCAAATGTAAAGCGGCTGGCATTCGTCCCATTATGATTACCGGCGACCATCCCTTCACTGCTAAGGCGATCGCCCAAAACCTAGGCATTGCCAATACAGAGACAAAAACCCTCACCGGCATTGAACTCGAAAAGCTCTCCCAACCCAAACTCGAAGCCGCCGTCAAGGATGTCAATGTCTATGCCCGCGTTTCTCCAGAACACAAACTCAGAATTGTCCAAGCTCTGCAAACTAACGGCCGTTTTGTCGCGATGACAGGCGATGGCGTTAACGATGCCCCAGCTTTAAAAAAAGCCGATATCGGGATTGCCATGGGCATTACTGGCACAGATGTCAGCAAAGAAGCCAGTGATATGGTTTTGCTCGACGACAACTTCACCACGATTGTGGCAGCAACTGAAGAAGGGCGTGTTGTATTTACTAATATCCGTAATTTCATCAAATATATTTTGGGCAGTAATATCGGCGAAGTTCTGACCATCGCAGCAGCGCCCTTATTGGGATTACCGACTGTTCCCCTTAGTCCTCTTCAAATTCTCTGGATGAACCTTGTCACCGATGGTGTGCCCGCCCTTGCCCTTGCCCTCGAACCAGCAGAACCCGATGTAATGCAGCGCCGTCCTTTTAGCCCTCAGGAAAGCATTTTTGCAAGGGGTCTTGGATTTTATATGGTGCGCGTTGGCATTATCTTTGCCATTATCACTATTTCTCTAATGATGATTTCCTTTAATCACCCAGAACTTGGTATTGACCCCGACAGTTGGAAAACAATGGTGTTCACAACCCTTTGTCTCTCCCAAATGGGCCATGCGATCGCCGTCCGTTCACAAACCCGTCTCACCCTAGAACTAAACCTTTTCCGTAACCCTTACCTCATTTGGGCGGTCACCGGCACTACATTGCTGCAACTCTCACTGATCTACGTTGCACCCATCCGCAACTTTTTTGAAACTCAGTATCTTACCCTAACCCAACTCGCCATTTGTCTCGGCTTCAGTACCCTGATGTTTGTTTGGGTTGAACTCGAAAAACTATTTTTTCGCTGGTTTTTGTCAAAAAGACAAGCAAAATAG
- a CDS encoding pentapeptide repeat-containing protein, which yields MKRLFLSLSVAMVALAIAKPAMAENPDHVARLLETGACQGCNLIGAELSGKHLIGADLRDANLSYANLANANLEGADLTGANLAGADMTEAFLTNAVLNNARLDRVDFTAAKMYDTLVVDASMEDLTLTDAELYNTAISVGGSYEQFVPEGE from the coding sequence ATGAAACGTTTATTTTTAAGCTTGTCTGTAGCAATGGTTGCATTGGCGATCGCCAAGCCTGCGATGGCCGAAAATCCTGACCATGTTGCGCGTTTATTAGAAACTGGTGCTTGCCAAGGCTGTAATTTAATCGGTGCGGAATTAAGCGGTAAGCATTTAATTGGTGCTGATCTACGAGACGCGAATTTGAGCTATGCGAATTTAGCCAATGCCAACCTCGAAGGGGCAGATTTAACGGGTGCAAATCTTGCTGGTGCTGACATGACTGAAGCATTTCTGACTAATGCGGTGCTCAACAATGCCCGTTTGGATCGCGTTGATTTCACTGCGGCAAAAATGTATGACACTCTGGTTGTTGATGCATCGATGGAAGATTTAACGTTGACTGATGCAGAGCTTTATAACACTGCGATTAGTGTTGGTGGAAGCTACGAACAGTTTGTCCCAGAGGGAGAATAA
- the cbiQ gene encoding cobalt ECF transporter T component CbiQ — translation MAIATHADIFIPGKSAIHRWAVRPKLLSLLTLMFAIALVRHLALIPAVLVIVALLFLYSGLSWRYLSQRLSYPGIFIVAMVGLLPWVAGETILWQWMIFTLRLEGLQTAILIMGRFFAILTTSFILLGTTPFLDMLKALRSLGLPPLLMDMALLTYRYLFDIANQLATMRQAMQLRGYGLLNQTLQRRWGWLVALFGSLLLRSYERSQRVYKAMRLRGDGHGGNLSYTTASRHIGSRSVLPTVLTLLAALSLVIGESILTFL, via the coding sequence ATGGCGATCGCCACTCACGCTGATATTTTTATTCCCGGTAAATCGGCCATTCATCGTTGGGCGGTGCGACCCAAGCTGTTGAGTTTGCTCACACTAATGTTCGCCATCGCTTTGGTGCGACATTTGGCACTAATTCCGGCAGTGTTGGTCATCGTTGCCTTGCTGTTCTTATATTCGGGTTTGTCTTGGCGGTATCTCTCGCAGCGGTTGTCTTACCCTGGCATTTTTATTGTGGCAATGGTTGGACTACTGCCGTGGGTAGCAGGTGAAACCATCCTATGGCAGTGGATGATTTTCACCCTGCGATTAGAAGGTTTACAGACGGCAATCCTAATTATGGGACGCTTTTTCGCAATTCTGACGACAAGCTTTATTTTACTGGGAACCACACCATTCCTCGATATGCTGAAGGCATTGCGATCGCTGGGATTGCCTCCATTGCTGATGGATATGGCGCTGCTAACCTACCGCTATTTGTTCGATATTGCCAATCAGCTTGCGACCATGCGACAGGCAATGCAACTGCGAGGTTACGGACTGCTAAATCAGACCTTGCAGCGGCGATGGGGCTGGTTGGTGGCATTGTTTGGTAGTTTGCTGTTGCGGAGCTATGAGCGATCGCAGCGGGTCTACAAAGCGATGCGATTGCGAGGGGATGGCCATGGCGGAAATCTGTCCTATACTACGGCGTCTCGCCATATTGGATCTCGTTCTGTCTTACCCACTGTTTTGACCCTACTCGCCGCCCTCAGTCTTGTTATCGGAGAGTCAATTCTGACGTTTTTATGA
- the cbiM gene encoding cobalt transporter CbiM, whose translation MHIPDGFVPAQVCAAGYAITGGVTWFSLQQINKASDPREEVPKAALLTAAFFVGSSISLPLPPTSVHLIMNGLLGALLSWYAFPAILIGLLLQAVLLGHGGLITLGVNASMLGIPALLAGYIFQLHYRFARQLNPKVSLGLFSFLSGATGATLAIIIFFSLISLTIPTGIDQGLEQGFLTALMIAYVPVAVLEGIFTVLLVFFLQKVKPELLEK comes from the coding sequence GTGCATATTCCGGACGGCTTTGTTCCTGCCCAAGTTTGTGCCGCAGGATATGCGATCACCGGTGGTGTCACCTGGTTTTCATTGCAGCAGATTAATAAAGCTTCTGATCCACGGGAAGAAGTGCCCAAAGCCGCCTTATTGACCGCCGCGTTTTTTGTTGGCTCCTCTATTAGCCTGCCGTTACCGCCGACAAGTGTGCATTTAATAATGAATGGTCTGTTGGGAGCACTATTGAGTTGGTATGCTTTCCCAGCGATTCTGATCGGGTTGTTGCTGCAAGCAGTTTTGCTAGGTCATGGTGGCTTAATCACTTTAGGTGTCAATGCGTCAATGTTGGGCATTCCAGCTTTGTTGGCAGGATATATCTTCCAGCTTCACTATCGATTTGCGAGGCAGCTCAATCCAAAAGTCTCACTGGGGCTGTTTAGTTTTTTGTCAGGAGCCACTGGCGCTACGCTAGCTATTATCATTTTTTTCAGTTTGATTAGTCTCACCATACCTACTGGAATTGATCAGGGATTAGAACAGGGTTTTCTTACAGCGCTGATGATTGCCTATGTTCCGGTGGCTGTACTGGAGGGAATTTTCACAGTGCTACTCGTATTCTTTTTGCAAAAAGTTAAACCAGAACTTCTGGAAAAGTAG
- a CDS encoding carboxypeptidase-like regulatory domain-containing protein, translating to MGIQGGSGLAAIAIITTPLIALAHGAHIQSRTTSAIEIQASYDNGEPMAEAQVQVYSPEDPQTPVFTGITDEAGQFVFVPDQPGDWEVSVRQAGHGDIAVIPVDTGGIEGNDTETGVTIAEDFSDSAALNPLQRTIIAASVTWGFVGTALFFWRGKQ from the coding sequence ATGGGTATTCAGGGTGGTAGTGGATTGGCGGCGATCGCTATAATCACAACGCCCCTAATTGCCTTGGCTCATGGTGCTCATATTCAGTCACGCACTACCTCTGCCATCGAAATTCAAGCTAGCTACGATAATGGAGAACCGATGGCCGAAGCACAGGTTCAGGTCTATTCTCCTGAAGATCCTCAAACACCCGTATTTACTGGCATCACAGATGAGGCAGGACAGTTTGTTTTTGTGCCCGACCAACCGGGGGATTGGGAAGTTTCGGTGCGGCAGGCAGGTCATGGCGACATTGCCGTAATTCCTGTTGATACAGGCGGTATAGAAGGAAACGACACAGAAACAGGTGTTACTATTGCCGAAGATTTTTCTGATTCTGCTGCTCTTAATCCGTTACAGCGAACGATTATCGCAGCATCAGTGACGTGGGGTTTTGTGGGTACAGCGCTCTTCTTTTGGCGAGGTAAACAGTAG
- a CDS encoding EAL domain-containing protein, whose translation MTLSLVIFYLIHILVFFNSRSRLNKYADDIFFQTEQLDFQIKRGLSRAKLVASEICSENDLDILRKILNQYYYLGDIGRVKNNQIICTVKKGLLKEPINLEDKPYKSSSDILYWNNQNDLFIDEKEAAIFTQGNTAAFLSTSFLAEVHIDIQTRNGSGGYLYLKDNEYILKVFDKIIVADHISQTLKKEASLYDRLLLPGSLIHTKHCEENSDICLMTIIKGGGVFQLSYFYIVLISLLSIILGMSVTYVLVVLQGGLTAFLKKFRKAIYAGKIYPVYQPKVNLCTHETIGVEVLARWNDPILGSVRPDIFIITAEQFQLIRPLTEQLIKQVFRDLNSILESNHNFSVSINVTASLIIDDDFISFLKDEVSQYKFNNKQLVLEITERTTSNREAMARASKIIKKDGYRISLDDFGTGFSNLSWLTTFEPNEIKIDKFFTNSIDTETINSITLDGIISMLNRLDVDVVFEGIEKENELNFIKLNMPNAIGQGRLFGMPQPIDELVAYLSN comes from the coding sequence ATGACTCTGTCATTAGTGATTTTTTACCTAATCCATATTTTGGTTTTTTTTAATAGTAGAAGTAGACTCAACAAGTATGCTGATGATATCTTTTTTCAAACAGAACAACTTGATTTTCAAATCAAGCGTGGATTATCGCGTGCAAAATTAGTAGCATCCGAAATTTGCAGCGAAAATGATTTAGATATCCTGAGGAAAATACTAAATCAATACTACTATTTAGGTGACATTGGTAGAGTAAAAAACAATCAAATTATTTGCACTGTTAAAAAAGGTCTTTTAAAAGAGCCTATTAATCTTGAGGATAAGCCTTATAAATCTTCTAGTGATATTCTCTACTGGAATAACCAAAACGATTTATTTATTGACGAAAAAGAAGCAGCTATATTTACACAAGGTAATACAGCTGCTTTTCTTTCCACTAGTTTTTTAGCTGAAGTACATATTGATATTCAAACTCGAAACGGTTCTGGTGGGTATCTATATCTAAAAGACAATGAATACATCTTAAAAGTGTTTGACAAGATTATTGTTGCTGATCACATTTCACAAACACTTAAGAAAGAAGCCTCACTATATGACAGGCTACTCTTACCGGGGAGCTTGATTCATACTAAGCATTGCGAAGAGAACTCAGATATCTGTTTGATGACGATTATCAAAGGCGGCGGGGTTTTTCAGTTGTCTTATTTCTATATTGTCCTCATCAGTCTTCTAAGCATCATATTAGGTATGTCAGTAACATACGTATTAGTTGTGTTGCAAGGAGGCTTAACTGCTTTTCTAAAGAAGTTTCGTAAAGCAATCTATGCTGGAAAAATTTATCCTGTCTATCAACCCAAAGTGAATCTTTGTACTCATGAGACAATTGGTGTTGAAGTTCTTGCTAGATGGAATGATCCGATACTTGGTTCTGTTCGTCCAGATATATTTATAATCACGGCAGAGCAATTCCAGTTGATCAGACCCCTAACAGAACAACTGATCAAGCAAGTTTTTAGAGACTTGAATAGCATATTAGAAAGCAATCATAACTTTTCAGTTAGTATTAATGTGACTGCTAGCCTGATAATTGATGATGATTTTATCTCTTTTTTGAAAGATGAAGTATCTCAGTACAAATTCAACAATAAACAGCTAGTTCTTGAAATAACGGAGCGTACTACATCCAATCGCGAGGCAATGGCGAGAGCATCAAAGATTATCAAAAAAGATGGTTATCGTATTTCACTGGATGACTTTGGTACAGGTTTCTCAAATTTATCTTGGCTGACTACTTTCGAGCCAAATGAAATTAAGATAGATAAATTTTTCACAAATTCTATTGATACTGAGACGATTAATAGCATCACTCTGGATGGCATTATTAGTATGCTTAACCGATTAGATGTTGATGTGGTATTTGAAGGTATTGAAAAAGAAAATGAACTTAACTTTATTAAACTGAACATGCCTAATGCCATTGGCCAAGGTCGGTTATTCGGTATGCCTCAACCAATTGATGAGTTAGTTGCTTATTTAAGTAATTAA
- a CDS encoding glutamine synthetase III, with protein MTGNEARVQAIQQITSRTSVGCGGGPSSLDEIWATNVFDLSKMQACLPKSVFKSIKKTITTGEKLDPSIAETVATAMRDWAISKGALYYAHVFYPMTNLTAEKHDGFISPQGEGKVISEFSGKLLVQGEPDGSSFPNGGIRDTFEARGYTAWDVTSPAYIMETENGSTLCIPTVFVSWTGEALDKKVPLLRSIAAMDEAAERVLKLLGHTDVARVNSSCGAEQEYFLIDSNFAYQRPDLILAGRTLFGKAPAKGQQFDDHYFGAIPERVQVFMQDVEIQLYKLGIPAKTRHNEVAPGQFEIAPVFEAANVASDHQQLIMTTLKATAKKHGFMCLLHEKPFAGINGSGKHVNWSVGNPTQGNLLDPGDSPHENAQFLVFCGAVIRGVHKYGPLMRAVIANASNDHRLGANEAPPAIMSVYLGSQLEEVFEQIKTGSVADSKKKGVMDLGVDVLPALTKDAGDRNRTSPFAFTGNRFEFRAVGSSQSVAGPLIALNTMLADSLSWIGDRLEAELAKGLEVSDAILTVLKEVMEQHGVVIFGGNGYSEEWHKMAVEERGLKNLPTTADALPWLKDESIEELFKNTGVLTPVELESRFEVYAEQYIMSIDVEAKVVADVAKTMIYPAAVTYLSELADTSAKLSGMGISLDKSIAETVAGLANDLVASANKLEAAITKEDFASTEDHMQYAAGTLRPMMDEVRGFADSLEGIVADSAWPLPTYQEMLFIK; from the coding sequence ATGACTGGAAACGAAGCACGCGTTCAAGCCATTCAGCAAATTACAAGCCGTACGTCTGTTGGTTGTGGTGGTGGCCCTTCTTCCCTTGACGAAATTTGGGCAACGAATGTATTTGACCTGAGTAAAATGCAGGCTTGTCTTCCTAAGTCTGTTTTTAAGTCTATTAAAAAGACAATTACAACAGGCGAGAAACTTGACCCATCCATTGCTGAGACTGTAGCAACAGCAATGCGCGATTGGGCAATTTCGAAAGGCGCCCTTTACTACGCTCACGTCTTCTACCCAATGACAAACTTGACGGCAGAGAAGCATGATGGCTTCATCTCCCCTCAAGGTGAAGGTAAAGTTATTTCCGAATTTTCTGGCAAGTTGCTAGTACAGGGTGAACCAGATGGTTCTTCTTTCCCTAACGGTGGCATTCGTGACACGTTTGAAGCCCGTGGTTACACTGCTTGGGATGTGACTAGCCCTGCTTACATCATGGAAACAGAGAATGGGTCTACCCTCTGTATTCCAACTGTTTTTGTATCTTGGACAGGCGAGGCACTTGATAAGAAAGTACCTCTTCTTCGTTCCATTGCTGCGATGGATGAAGCTGCTGAGCGAGTTCTGAAGCTACTTGGTCACACTGATGTGGCTCGCGTCAACTCCAGCTGTGGTGCTGAGCAAGAGTATTTCCTTATTGACTCAAACTTTGCTTATCAGCGTCCTGATCTGATCCTCGCTGGTCGTACGCTTTTCGGTAAAGCACCTGCGAAGGGTCAGCAATTTGATGATCATTACTTCGGTGCGATTCCCGAGCGTGTTCAGGTTTTCATGCAGGATGTTGAAATCCAACTCTACAAGCTTGGTATTCCTGCAAAGACGCGTCACAACGAAGTTGCGCCTGGTCAATTTGAGATTGCGCCAGTATTTGAAGCGGCTAACGTGGCCAGTGACCACCAGCAGCTCATTATGACAACCCTCAAGGCCACTGCGAAGAAGCATGGCTTTATGTGTCTCCTCCATGAGAAGCCTTTTGCGGGCATCAATGGTTCTGGTAAGCACGTGAACTGGTCTGTGGGTAACCCCACCCAAGGTAATCTCCTTGATCCTGGTGATTCCCCTCACGAAAACGCTCAATTCCTCGTTTTCTGTGGTGCTGTAATCCGTGGTGTACACAAGTATGGTCCTTTGATGCGCGCAGTGATTGCGAACGCAAGTAATGACCACCGCCTTGGTGCGAACGAAGCACCTCCAGCAATCATGTCTGTTTACCTCGGTTCTCAGCTTGAGGAAGTGTTTGAGCAAATCAAGACTGGTTCCGTCGCTGATTCTAAGAAGAAAGGCGTGATGGATCTCGGTGTCGATGTGCTACCTGCCCTCACTAAGGATGCTGGCGATCGCAACCGTACTTCTCCTTTTGCCTTCACTGGAAACCGTTTTGAGTTCCGTGCAGTAGGTTCTAGCCAATCTGTTGCGGGTCCATTAATCGCCCTCAATACTATGTTGGCTGATTCTTTGAGCTGGATCGGCGATCGCCTTGAAGCAGAACTTGCGAAGGGTCTTGAAGTTAGCGATGCAATCCTCACAGTTCTCAAAGAAGTGATGGAACAACATGGTGTCGTCATCTTCGGTGGCAATGGTTACTCCGAAGAATGGCACAAAATGGCGGTGGAAGAACGAGGACTCAAGAACCTCCCCACCACTGCGGATGCTCTCCCTTGGCTCAAGGATGAAAGCATTGAGGAACTCTTTAAGAACACTGGCGTGTTGACCCCTGTCGAACTTGAAAGTCGCTTCGAGGTTTACGCAGAACAGTACATCATGTCTATTGATGTGGAAGCTAAGGTTGTGGCTGATGTGGCTAAGACCATGATTTACCCTGCGGCAGTTACTTATCTTTCTGAGCTGGCTGATACTAGTGCGAAGCTCAGCGGCATGGGTATCTCCCTCGACAAATCCATCGCTGAAACTGTTGCTGGTCTCGCGAATGATCTCGTGGCTTCTGCGAACAAGCTTGAAGCGGCGATCACCAAAGAAGATTTCGCATCTACCGAAGATCACATGCAGTACGCAGCTGGCACACTTCGCCCCATGATGGACGAAGTTCGTGGCTTTGCAGATTCCCTGGAAGGTATCGTTGCAGACAGTGCATGGCCTCTACCTACTTACCAAGAAATGCTCTTTATCAAGTAA
- a CDS encoding energy-coupling factor ABC transporter ATP-binding protein, whose protein sequence is MTSFSSSTIPSVKIPTRKELLVRPVAIALRDISFSYPDTPNVLSGVNLSIREGERVGLIGHNGCGKTTLFMLVCGLLKPSIGTIHLFNKPVEPNKFNPEMGFLFQDPEDQLFSPSVWDDVAFGPQNLGLSDAEVKERVEAALELTGIENLAERPPHHLSGGEKQMVAIAGLLAMGPRVLFYDEPTASLDLRTRRRLIKFLQHSDQTMLLASHDLEFLLEVCDRIVLIDEGRIIADGDPTEVMGNKAMMEAHGLEKPHSLIPHVEPHHNRPSQGHDYKEKARKT, encoded by the coding sequence ATGACTTCGTTTTCATCCAGTACAATCCCCTCTGTTAAAATTCCGACCCGCAAGGAATTATTGGTGCGTCCCGTGGCGATCGCCCTCCGAGATATTTCCTTTTCCTATCCTGATACTCCTAACGTTCTGTCGGGAGTGAATTTGAGCATCCGCGAGGGTGAACGGGTTGGTCTGATTGGGCACAATGGTTGCGGCAAAACCACTCTTTTTATGTTGGTTTGCGGTCTGCTCAAGCCCAGCATAGGTACGATTCACTTGTTTAATAAGCCGGTGGAACCGAATAAATTCAACCCCGAAATGGGCTTTCTGTTTCAAGATCCCGAAGACCAGCTTTTTTCTCCCTCTGTTTGGGATGATGTCGCTTTTGGCCCGCAAAATTTGGGTTTATCAGATGCGGAGGTCAAAGAGCGAGTCGAAGCAGCATTAGAATTAACGGGCATCGAAAACTTGGCTGAACGTCCGCCCCATCATCTGTCGGGAGGGGAAAAGCAAATGGTGGCGATCGCCGGATTGCTGGCCATGGGTCCTCGCGTACTGTTCTACGACGAACCGACCGCTAGCCTCGACCTGCGCACCCGCCGTCGCCTGATCAAGTTTTTGCAGCACTCCGACCAAACGATGTTGCTGGCATCTCACGACCTAGAATTTTTGCTAGAGGTATGCGATCGCATCGTCCTCATTGATGAAGGTCGCATTATTGCCGATGGTGACCCCACCGAAGTCATGGGCAACAAAGCGATGATGGAAGCTCATGGTTTAGAAAAGCCTCACTCGCTGATTCCCCATGTAGAGCCGCATCATAATCGTCCGAGTCAAGGGCATGATTACAAAGAAAAAGCAAGGAAGACTTAA
- the sodN gene encoding superoxide dismutase, Ni, giving the protein MSTTDMNHNIVLTAEAHCDGPCGVYDPASMRIAAEAVVSMTKKLHALEPPAAGDKAALVAYNNTFSRYVAIKEEQATLAKDELLVLWTDYFKPVHLETYPDLHTTIWNAAKNLSACKVECSLEHCEQLMADVKKIHEIFWASKGRQVEWYTAS; this is encoded by the coding sequence ATGAGCACTACAGACATGAATCACAATATTGTTCTAACTGCCGAAGCACATTGCGACGGTCCTTGTGGCGTTTACGATCCTGCCAGTATGCGTATCGCCGCAGAAGCAGTCGTTTCCATGACTAAAAAGCTACATGCTCTTGAGCCTCCTGCTGCAGGTGATAAAGCTGCGCTAGTTGCGTACAACAATACTTTTAGCCGCTACGTTGCGATTAAAGAAGAACAGGCCACCCTTGCAAAAGATGAATTGCTCGTTCTCTGGACAGACTACTTCAAGCCTGTGCACCTCGAAACTTACCCCGATCTCCACACCACGATCTGGAATGCAGCGAAAAATCTTTCTGCTTGTAAGGTAGAGTGCAGCCTCGAACACTGTGAACAGCTTATGGCTGACGTGAAGAAAATCCACGAGATTTTCTGGGCAAGTAAAGGCCGCCAAGTTGAGTGGTACACCGCAAGCTGA
- the sodX gene encoding nickel-type superoxide dismutase maturation protease has protein sequence MSGDSMYPTYRDGTRVLVNLDAYLQKTPESKDVVLALHPFKIGVYIIKRVSHVTDDGRYFVVGDNSFSSSDSRGFGPLRLEKILGRVIETRSHE, from the coding sequence ATTTCTGGTGACAGTATGTACCCGACCTACCGCGATGGTACTAGGGTGCTCGTTAACCTAGACGCTTATTTACAAAAAACACCGGAATCAAAGGATGTCGTTCTTGCGCTGCATCCTTTTAAGATCGGGGTTTATATCATTAAAAGAGTCTCCCACGTCACTGATGACGGACGTTATTTTGTGGTGGGAGACAATTCTTTTAGTAGCTCGGATAGTAGAGGTTTCGGGCCTCTGCGTTTAGAAAAAATCTTAGGTAGAGTAATTGAGACGCGATCTCACGAATGA